A single window of Methylomarinum sp. Ch1-1 DNA harbors:
- a CDS encoding DUF4124 domain-containing protein — MKKTILMIAALFSGGSFAGVYKCTDASGNTSYQSKPCADRNKSFEMDIKSGAAVDLGRQQRQKQQEAEEQQRLQQQERQRLLQIERRNKAAVAESEINQAMIKSNPAQYSPFAIPAYKPEKLPALVKQFAERLPDIEKFRRLAAQKALASGQCQRVEADELDLKSRKSKLVFVIDCSSGKRLYFNEMELTEQ, encoded by the coding sequence GCCGGCGTGTATAAATGCACAGATGCGTCAGGCAACACCAGTTATCAATCCAAACCCTGCGCCGACCGGAACAAGTCCTTTGAAATGGATATTAAAAGCGGTGCGGCGGTCGATTTAGGTCGGCAACAGCGTCAAAAACAACAGGAAGCGGAAGAACAGCAACGCTTGCAACAGCAGGAACGGCAACGTTTGTTGCAAATAGAACGACGTAACAAAGCGGCGGTAGCGGAAAGTGAGATCAACCAGGCCATGATCAAGAGCAACCCGGCTCAATATTCGCCTTTCGCGATACCGGCCTATAAGCCGGAAAAATTACCGGCCTTGGTCAAGCAGTTTGCAGAGCGCTTGCCGGACATCGAGAAATTTCGTCGTTTGGCGGCGCAAAAGGCCTTGGCCAGCGGTCAATGCCAGCGTGTTGAAGCCGATGAGTTGGATCTCAAGAGCCGGAAAAGCAAGCTGGTTTTTGTGATCGATTGCAGCAGCGGCAAGCGTTTATATTTCAATGAGATGGAGCTAACGGAACAATGA
- a CDS encoding SDR family oxidoreductase, translating into MSTAKTLFITGCSSGIGYVTAQEVKKRGHRVICSARKDDDVQRLQAEGFEALRLDLADSASIQAAMRELIELTDGSIDAVFHNGAFGQPGAVEDLSRKVLREQFETNFFGAHELTTSLLPLMRKQGHGRIIYNSSILGFVAMRYRGAYNSSKFALEGLADTLRIELHGTNIHIVLIEPGPIESDFRKNAYALYKKNIDPERSFHKETYRAMEQRLQKQGPAAPFTLPAAAVAEKVVHALEAKKPKIRYYVTFPTYLFAYLKRLLPMSWLDYLLRSVQ; encoded by the coding sequence ATGAGTACAGCGAAGACCCTTTTCATTACCGGTTGTTCCAGCGGCATCGGTTATGTCACGGCGCAGGAAGTCAAAAAACGCGGTCACCGAGTTATCTGCTCGGCGCGTAAGGACGACGATGTCCAGCGTTTGCAGGCCGAGGGTTTTGAAGCCCTGCGACTGGATTTGGCCGATTCGGCAAGCATACAAGCCGCGATGCGGGAACTGATCGAACTGACCGATGGCAGTATCGACGCGGTTTTTCATAACGGCGCCTTCGGCCAGCCTGGCGCGGTGGAAGATTTGAGCCGGAAAGTGCTCAGAGAGCAGTTTGAAACTAATTTTTTCGGCGCCCATGAGCTGACCACGTCATTGTTGCCATTGATGCGCAAACAAGGCCATGGACGCATCATTTATAATAGTTCGATCCTGGGGTTTGTCGCGATGCGCTATCGCGGCGCCTACAATTCCAGCAAATTCGCCCTGGAGGGCTTGGCCGATACGCTAAGGATCGAACTGCATGGCACGAACATACACATCGTTCTGATCGAACCGGGGCCGATCGAGAGCGATTTCCGCAAAAATGCCTACGCGTTGTACAAAAAGAATATCGATCCCGAGCGCAGCTTTCATAAAGAGACCTATCGAGCGATGGAGCAGCGCTTGCAAAAGCAAGGTCCGGCGGCCCCTTTTACCCTGCCGGCGGCAGCGGTTGCCGAAAAAGTTGTGCATGCGTTGGAGGCCAAAAAGCCCAAAATCCGTTACTATGTGACCTTTCCTACCTATTTGTTCGCTTATTTAAAGCGTTTGTTGCCGATGTCCTGGTTGGATTATCTGCTCAGATCGGTGCAATGA
- a CDS encoding CPXCG motif-containing cysteine-rich protein has protein sequence MQQLQEFPINCPYCGENITVLVDASSGGQQYYEDCQVCCAPIFITLEIDEEGKIMLSARRDDE, from the coding sequence ATGCAGCAGTTGCAGGAATTTCCAATCAATTGCCCCTATTGCGGTGAAAACATTACGGTTTTAGTCGATGCCTCATCGGGTGGGCAGCAATATTATGAAGACTGTCAGGTTTGTTGTGCGCCGATTTTCATTACTTTAGAGATCGATGAAGAGGGGAAAATCATGCTTTCGGCCCGCAGAGATGACGAATAA
- a CDS encoding ATP synthase subunit I → MTARNEFSTVKNLLLMQVLIAISVASGFFVLGGWKNALSPFLGSSIALLPNCYFAYRLYLSRNWDAKKIVRSFYASESKKLFLTAALFAIAFQIPDINLLTLLIGYLAVLSTFWFALILWRN, encoded by the coding sequence ATGACAGCTAGAAATGAATTTTCTACTGTCAAGAATTTATTACTGATGCAAGTCCTGATTGCTATCTCGGTAGCGTCGGGATTTTTCGTGCTCGGCGGTTGGAAAAATGCGTTGTCTCCGTTTCTCGGGAGCAGCATTGCATTGCTGCCGAACTGTTATTTTGCCTACCGTTTATATCTGAGTAGAAACTGGGATGCAAAAAAAATCGTTCGTTCCTTCTATGCGAGCGAATCGAAAAAACTATTTTTAACGGCGGCTTTGTTTGCAATCGCCTTTCAAATCCCTGATATAAATTTATTAACACTGCTAATCGGTTATTTGGCGGTGTTGTCGACTTTTTGGTTTGCCCTGATATTGTGGCGTAATTAA
- the atpB gene encoding F0F1 ATP synthase subunit A — MASEGGATGYIVHHLTPLTVGEGFWTLHLDTLFFSALLGGLFVWFFKSQADKATAGVPNLTQNIAEMLVEFVDGQVKDTFHGRSELIAPLGLTIFCWVFLWNFMDLIPVDLLPLIASLMGMEYMRVVPSTDLNATFALSLSVFFLIIFYSVKVKGVFGFAKELTCTPFGPWMMPFNLLLKVVEEIAKPISLGLRLFGNLYAGELIFILIALLPPLMQPLLSFPWAVFHILIITLQAFIFMVLTIVYMSMAHEDH; from the coding sequence ATGGCTAGCGAAGGTGGAGCAACCGGTTATATTGTTCATCACTTGACCCCGTTGACGGTCGGTGAAGGTTTCTGGACTCTGCATCTGGATACCCTGTTTTTTTCGGCGCTGCTGGGTGGCCTGTTTGTCTGGTTTTTTAAATCACAAGCGGACAAGGCGACCGCCGGAGTGCCCAATCTGACCCAGAATATCGCCGAAATGCTGGTGGAGTTCGTCGATGGCCAGGTCAAGGATACTTTCCACGGCCGCAGCGAGTTGATAGCGCCTTTGGGTTTGACCATTTTTTGCTGGGTGTTTTTGTGGAATTTCATGGATTTGATTCCGGTTGATTTGTTACCGTTGATCGCTAGCTTGATGGGCATGGAATATATGCGCGTGGTGCCTAGCACCGACTTGAATGCGACCTTTGCTTTATCACTGAGCGTGTTTTTCCTGATTATCTTTTACAGCGTTAAGGTAAAAGGCGTCTTCGGCTTCGCCAAAGAGCTGACCTGCACCCCTTTCGGGCCGTGGATGATGCCTTTCAACCTGTTGTTGAAAGTGGTTGAGGAAATCGCGAAACCCATTTCATTGGGGCTGCGGCTTTTCGGCAACCTTTATGCCGGTGAATTGATTTTCATCCTGATTGCTTTGCTGCCACCTTTAATGCAACCGCTGCTCAGTTTTCCATGGGCAGTGTTTCATATTCTGATCATCACGTTGCAGGCTTTTATATTCATGGTGTTGACCATCGTCTATATGAGCATGGCGCACGAAGATCACTAA
- the atpE gene encoding F0F1 ATP synthase subunit C codes for MEIASLIAQVQGLTAVSVGIILGLGAVGTAIGFGLLGGKFLEGAARQPELVPMLQVKMFIVAGLLDAVTMIGVGMALFFTFANPFLAAVQSAAG; via the coding sequence ATGGAAATCGCATCTTTAATCGCTCAGGTTCAAGGCTTAACAGCTGTTTCTGTCGGTATCATTTTAGGTCTAGGCGCCGTCGGCACCGCGATCGGTTTCGGTCTGTTGGGCGGCAAGTTCCTGGAAGGCGCGGCTCGTCAGCCTGAATTAGTGCCTATGTTGCAGGTTAAAATGTTCATCGTTGCGGGTCTGTTGGACGCGGTCACCATGATCGGTGTTGGTATGGCTTTATTTTTCACTTTCGCGAATCCGTTCCTTGCTGCTGTACAGTCTGCTGCAGGCTGA
- a CDS encoding F0F1 ATP synthase subunit B produces the protein MSINATLIGQMITFTLLVWFTMKYVWPPIMQALEERKSKIAEGLAAAEKGQEEIRLAEKKAKKVLKEAKEQASEIVSLAQKRANEVVEESKGNAQKEGERMIQAANAQIEQEMQQARESLRKEVSALALRAAEQILQQEIDKAKHKDIINKASEQLG, from the coding sequence ATGAGTATCAATGCTACTCTGATCGGGCAGATGATAACGTTTACGCTTCTGGTGTGGTTCACCATGAAGTACGTTTGGCCGCCAATAATGCAGGCGTTGGAAGAACGTAAAAGCAAAATTGCCGAAGGCCTCGCCGCCGCGGAAAAGGGTCAGGAAGAAATCAGATTGGCCGAGAAAAAAGCCAAGAAAGTTCTGAAGGAAGCGAAAGAACAGGCGTCGGAAATCGTCAGTCTGGCGCAGAAACGCGCTAACGAAGTGGTTGAAGAGTCGAAGGGCAATGCGCAAAAAGAAGGCGAGCGCATGATTCAGGCCGCGAACGCGCAAATTGAACAGGAAATGCAACAAGCCAGGGAAAGCTTGCGTAAGGAAGTTTCCGCATTAGCTTTACGTGCAGCTGAACAGATTTTGCAGCAAGAAATCGACAAGGCCAAGCACAAAGACATTATCAATAAAGCCTCTGAACAACTAGGTTAA